The DNA segment ATGTGGGTTGGTATCTGAAAGAACATCAACAAGCTAGTGAGTTTCGCCGTACCTTCAACGCGATAGATGCTGCAAGTCAGCAACTGGATGCACTCGAAGGTTACTTTGTACAATTTGTTTCATAAATTACTAGAAGAGCTAGACATAATATGTTCGAACAAAATTTAACTTCCGAACCACTAACAGTATCTACTGTAACTTCACAAGATCAAATCACTCAGAAACCACTACGTGACTCTGTAAAAGCATCTTTGAAAAATTATCTTGCTCAGTTAAATGGCCAGGACGTTGACGACCTGTACGAACTAGTATTGGCTGAAGTTGAACAACCACTACTAGACACCATCATGCAATACACTCGTGGCAACCAAACACGCGCAGCAAATATGATGGGTATCAACCGTGGTACTCTTCGTAAGAAACTAAAAAAATACGGCATGAACTAGAAATTAGTTTATAAACTATTGATTTAAAAAGCCAAGAGAAGAGATTTTCTTGGCTTTTTCTTTGTGCATTACGCAAGAGAAATGAAAACTAACCCCCGACACTTTACGTAGTTATGGTGCAGTCTGATTTTTCCGACCTCCGTGGTAATTACGCAAACAAAACAATCGCATAGAATTATACCTGCCCGAGCTTAATCGCATTAATACTCAAAATCTCATTTTCGACTCATGCGAATAATAATAAACTTCAAGATAATTTCTCAAATGTATCAGCGTCGAAGAAAAACTTCTCTAGAGCCAAAACTAATAACTGTCCGATCAGGTCTGAACTTTCATTACAGTTAATTTCGTGCATATGATAGCGCATCGTGAACACCTGTCCTCGCTATTGCGTATGCCTGTGCTCACCTTTGCCGAAATACCTATCCTAATGGCCATAAATTATTATATTGATTGGTGTAGCGTTGCTTTTACGCGATCCATCGCAATGATTGTTCTAAACCATTTAACATTTTTATTATTATAAAATAGCTCTTTACTAATATTTTCATACTCTGCCATGGTTGGTACTCCAAGCACTAATATAAAATCAGCTTCTCCCGTCACGTAATAGCATTGCTGTATTGCAGGACCAGAAAAACTTGCTTTTAGTGCCTCAATATCGGATGTATGGGCTCTTTCGATATGCACCTCAACAATAATAGTAATAAGTTGCCCTACCTTTTCAGGCGCAATTACAGCAGTATTCGCGCAAATAACACCTTCATCTTCCATCTTTTTTATTCTTCTTTGTATTGAAGCAGGCGATAAACAAACTTTATCTGAAAGGATTCTGAGTGGTGTCTTATTATCCTGTTGTAGTGTGATTAGTATCTCTCTATCGAAACTATCTAGTGTATTTGGCACGTTCATTGGGAAAATTTCTCATTATTATAGTTTATTGAGAGCGCTATTCTTATTCCAAAAGAGATATTATTTCAAGTGTTGATAGATAAATAATAAATTAATTAAGGAAATAATAATGCATTGGCAAACCAAGTTGGCCCAACCTCAAACATTAGCCGCTTCGGGCTTTAAATCTTTAGTAACACCTACGTACAGAGGTTCGACAGTATTATTTGATACACAATCAAAAGTGGTTGATGGTTGGCAGCAAAAAGAAAATGGCTACAGCTATGGTTTATATGGCACACCTACCACTCTTGAATTAACAGAGCGTATCGCTCAGTTAGAAAATGCCCACCACACTTTTGCGGTCCCAGGTGGCCAAGCAGCAATAGCATTGATTTACTTTGCCTTATGTCATAGTGGAAGCCATGCATTGGTGCCATATAGTGCTTATGGGCCAAATAAAGAGATGGCTCAGGGAATGCTTAAAGACTTAGGGATAGATGTTGAAGCATATGATCCTATGTTAGGCGCTGATATTGCCGGGCTTATAAAAGAGAATACGTCATTAATCTGGGTAGAAAGTCCAGGTTCAGTAACCATGGAAGTACAGGACATTCCCGCAATTTGTGCCGCTGCTCATGAGAAAGGCGTTATGGTTGCGTTAGATAATACTTACGCTGCTGGTGTGCATTTTGATGCCTTTGCGCATGATGTTGATATCAGCATGCAGGCGCTGACTAAATACATTGGTGGACATAGTGACTTATTA comes from the Vibrio sp. DW001 genome and includes:
- a CDS encoding Lrp/AsnC family transcriptional regulator, translated to MNVPNTLDSFDREILITLQQDNKTPLRILSDKVCLSPASIQRRIKKMEDEGVICANTAVIAPEKVGQLITIIVEVHIERAHTSDIEALKASFSGPAIQQCYYVTGEADFILVLGVPTMAEYENISKELFYNNKNVKWFRTIIAMDRVKATLHQSI
- a CDS encoding cystathionine beta-lyase, producing MHWQTKLAQPQTLAASGFKSLVTPTYRGSTVLFDTQSKVVDGWQQKENGYSYGLYGTPTTLELTERIAQLENAHHTFAVPGGQAAIALIYFALCHSGSHALVPYSAYGPNKEMAQGMLKDLGIDVEAYDPMLGADIAGLIKENTSLIWVESPGSVTMEVQDIPAICAAAHEKGVMVALDNTYAAGVHFDAFAHDVDISMQALTKYIGGHSDLLLGTVSVNSEELKMKVGSRYKQLGLAVSPDDCSLALRGLQTLAVRLAHLEKSTLEVANWLAKHPNVQQVLHPALPSCPGHEFWKRDFTGSSSVFSFIFKDDLSASQVEEFIDSLELFKIGMSWGGVTSLALVYPAIERPNKDYEGRLVRLNIGLESTDDLISDLQQAITKITNK
- the fis gene encoding DNA-binding transcriptional regulator Fis, which codes for MFEQNLTSEPLTVSTVTSQDQITQKPLRDSVKASLKNYLAQLNGQDVDDLYELVLAEVEQPLLDTIMQYTRGNQTRAANMMGINRGTLRKKLKKYGMN